The proteins below come from a single Sphingomonas carotinifaciens genomic window:
- a CDS encoding BCCT family transporter, with product MMKSEINPRVFWGASAIIALLLATTLAMPGTADAAFKAAQSWAIDTFGWFYISSVAVFLVVVLALGFGPAGKLKLGPDDAEPDFPYLSWLAMLFAAGMGIGLMYFAVAEPIQHYISPPEAPSGTILAAREAMAITFHHYGVHAWAIYALVGMSLAYFTYRKDMPLTLRSGLSPILGKRINGPLGDAIDIFAVCGTVFGVSTSLGFGVSQMTAGLAYEYGLPDTTTVKIGVIVLVMGAATLSVLSGADRGIRRLSELNLVFAVLLMLFVMAVGPTLFLLRALVQNFGLYLDHFVMRTFTLYAYEPRAWMADWTLFYWAWWIAWSPFVGMFIARISRGRTIREFVIGVLFVPTAFTFLWMTVFGNTAISLDLGSAAGGIADAVQANLSTALFKFLEYLPAASVTSTLAIVLVAFFFVTSADSGALVIDTLASGGVEDTPRWQRVYWCVLLGATATLLLVTGGLGALQSATLLAALPFCFIMLLLAVGLVRQTNADLAGVTLPGDMKSVGERIKRLLIPARRADILQQLVGTGEPALQSVRDAMEKEGWPASTVESTEGSVELTITASDGRPFVYRLSPRSRPLAAYTALEAPESRRSLAWMLAAQTNGETGFRDLTGFTAGQIAHDVLTQLERWRHAETAIARKASVPDR from the coding sequence ATGATGAAGAGCGAGATCAACCCCCGCGTGTTCTGGGGCGCATCGGCGATCATTGCCCTGTTGCTGGCAACGACGCTTGCCATGCCCGGTACTGCCGATGCCGCATTCAAGGCGGCGCAGAGTTGGGCGATCGATACGTTCGGCTGGTTCTATATCTCGTCGGTTGCTGTGTTTCTCGTTGTGGTGCTGGCGCTTGGCTTCGGCCCGGCGGGCAAGCTGAAGCTCGGTCCCGACGATGCCGAGCCCGACTTTCCCTATCTGTCGTGGCTGGCCATGCTGTTTGCGGCGGGCATGGGCATCGGCCTGATGTATTTCGCGGTGGCTGAACCTATCCAGCATTATATCTCGCCGCCCGAAGCGCCGAGCGGCACTATCCTGGCCGCCCGTGAGGCGATGGCCATCACCTTTCATCATTACGGCGTCCATGCGTGGGCGATCTACGCGCTGGTCGGCATGAGCCTGGCCTATTTCACCTATCGCAAGGATATGCCGCTGACGCTGCGCTCCGGCCTGTCACCAATCCTCGGCAAGCGCATCAACGGCCCCCTGGGCGATGCCATCGACATCTTTGCGGTATGCGGCACCGTGTTCGGCGTATCCACGTCGCTGGGCTTCGGCGTGTCGCAGATGACGGCGGGCTTGGCCTATGAATATGGCCTGCCCGATACGACGACGGTGAAGATCGGGGTGATCGTCCTGGTCATGGGCGCGGCGACGCTGTCGGTGTTGAGCGGCGCAGACCGCGGCATTCGGCGCTTGTCCGAACTGAACCTGGTATTTGCCGTTCTGCTGATGCTGTTCGTGATGGCGGTCGGCCCGACCCTGTTCCTGCTGCGCGCGCTCGTGCAGAATTTCGGCCTGTATCTTGATCATTTCGTGATGCGGACCTTCACCCTCTATGCCTACGAGCCGCGGGCGTGGATGGCGGACTGGACGCTATTCTATTGGGCATGGTGGATCGCATGGTCGCCGTTCGTGGGCATGTTCATCGCGCGCATCTCTCGCGGCCGTACCATCCGTGAATTTGTGATCGGTGTGCTGTTCGTGCCTACCGCGTTCACCTTTTTGTGGATGACGGTGTTTGGGAATACCGCGATCTCGCTCGACCTTGGCTCGGCGGCCGGTGGCATCGCCGATGCGGTACAGGCGAACCTGTCCACTGCCTTGTTCAAGTTCCTGGAATATCTGCCCGCCGCCAGCGTGACCTCGACGCTGGCGATCGTGCTGGTCGCCTTCTTTTTCGTGACGTCTGCCGATTCCGGGGCGCTGGTGATCGACACCCTGGCATCAGGCGGCGTGGAGGACACGCCTCGGTGGCAGCGTGTATATTGGTGCGTGTTGCTGGGGGCCACGGCGACCTTGCTGCTGGTGACGGGCGGCCTTGGTGCATTGCAGTCGGCAACCTTGCTCGCTGCATTGCCCTTTTGTTTCATCATGCTGCTGCTGGCTGTCGGTCTTGTTCGTCAAACCAACGCCGATCTGGCAGGCGTGACTTTGCCGGGTGACATGAAGTCGGTCGGGGAGCGGATCAAGCGGCTGCTCATCCCGGCACGTCGTGCCGATATTCTCCAGCAGCTCGTCGGCACCGGCGAACCGGCCCTGCAATCCGTTCGGGATGCGATGGAGAAGGAAGGCTGGCCGGCAAGCACGGTGGAAAGCACCGAAGGCTCGGTCGAACTTACCATTACCGCGTCGGATGGCAGGCCCTTCGTCTATCGCCTGTCGCCACGATCGCGTCCCCTGGCCGCCTACACCGCGTTGGAGGCACCCGAGAGCCGCCGCAGCCTTGCGTGGATGCTCGCAGCGCAGACCAATGGCGAAACCGGTTTTCGGGATCTGACCGGCTTTACTGCCGGGCAGATCGCCCATGATGTCCTGACGCAACTGGAACGGTGGCGTCATGCCGAAACGGCAATCGCGCGGAAGGCGTCCGTGCCGGATCGTTGA
- a CDS encoding SDR family oxidoreductase, which yields MKTSGNTILMTGGGSGIGEALAHRFHDRGDTVIIAGRREEALQRAAAGRDRIHTITLDLEDTASIDAFAKQVVADFPSLNVLFNNAGIMKFEDLTTRRDLTDAEATLAINVLGTIRLTNALVDHLKGQPDAAIVTVTSGLAYVPLVAAPTYSATKAAIHSYTVSLRTQLAGAIEVIELAPPGVQTDLTPGQANRPGYMPLEAFADAVAAQFAQQPTPPEILVDEVQFLRQAEREGRFDETLKTLTERAAKQRQAVGD from the coding sequence ATGAAGACCAGTGGCAACACAATCCTGATGACCGGCGGCGGCAGCGGGATCGGCGAAGCACTAGCCCACCGGTTCCACGATCGCGGCGATACGGTGATCATTGCCGGTCGCCGTGAAGAGGCGCTCCAGCGCGCCGCTGCGGGGCGGGACCGCATCCACACCATTACCCTCGATCTAGAGGACACGGCGAGTATTGACGCTTTCGCCAAGCAGGTCGTGGCGGACTTTCCATCGCTGAACGTGCTGTTCAACAACGCGGGCATCATGAAGTTCGAAGACCTGACCACCCGCCGCGATCTCACGGATGCCGAGGCGACGCTGGCGATCAACGTTCTGGGCACAATCCGACTCACGAACGCACTGGTCGACCATCTGAAGGGCCAACCCGATGCCGCGATCGTGACCGTCACGTCCGGCCTCGCCTATGTGCCGCTTGTGGCAGCTCCGACCTATTCGGCGACAAAGGCGGCGATCCACTCCTACACGGTCTCGTTGCGGACGCAGCTTGCGGGCGCGATCGAAGTGATCGAGCTGGCGCCTCCGGGCGTACAGACCGACCTTACGCCGGGGCAGGCGAACCGTCCGGGTTACATGCCGCTCGAAGCCTTCGCCGACGCGGTCGCCGCGCAATTCGCCCAACAACCGACGCCGCCAGAAATTCTGGTCGACGAGGTGCAGTTCCTGCGACAGGCCGAGCGCGAGGGCCGGTTTGACGAAACCTTGAAAACCTTGACGGAGCGCGCGGCAAAGCAGCGTCAGGCGGTGGGAGACTGA
- a CDS encoding carboxylesterase/lipase family protein — protein MTDTSQIVVRTASGTVRGRCRDGILHFANLPYAAAPVGPRRFAAPAPVDAWDGVRDLPLTGPTAPQRLRAVPGLDIEPLVGTGWTAGDDYLTLDIWTPAGGERPWPVMVFVHGGGFVIGSKDAAVQDGATFARDGIVCVSINYRLGVDGFLPIPGVPTNLGLRDIIAALGWVRDEIAAFGGDPANVTVFGESAGAMAIADLVTSPLASGLFRRAIIQSGHGAMTRETAVARRLVDKLAKLLGIAPTRDGFASVDAQAMLDAVEKVSLPTARIDLRGSDGREPVFGISRFVPVHGDDLLPLPPLDALGAGAGKEVDVLIGTNAEEMNLYLVPSGVRDRIGRLLAWIVLRKSQPRAWSVLKAYGAGRKRGGRALTDAMSDLVFRWPARRFAEEHRGRTHVYELEWRSPAFAGELGAAHAVENPFVFDTLAAASGPQGLLGENPPQELAIRMHRLWIDFATDGSLPWAPFDRETRQVYRMAAGEAAYEAPMPAAAFLP, from the coding sequence ATGACTGACACGAGCCAGATAGTCGTTCGCACCGCGTCGGGCACGGTGCGGGGCCGGTGCCGCGATGGCATCCTGCACTTTGCGAACCTGCCTTATGCCGCCGCGCCGGTCGGCCCCCGCCGCTTCGCTGCTCCTGCTCCGGTGGACGCCTGGGACGGTGTCCGCGATCTGCCTTTGACCGGCCCTACCGCGCCGCAACGTCTCCGTGCGGTGCCCGGGCTCGATATCGAACCGCTCGTCGGCACCGGGTGGACAGCCGGTGACGATTATCTGACGCTCGACATATGGACACCCGCGGGTGGCGAGCGACCATGGCCGGTCATGGTCTTCGTGCACGGCGGTGGGTTCGTGATCGGCAGCAAGGATGCCGCGGTGCAGGACGGGGCCACCTTCGCACGCGATGGCATCGTCTGCGTATCGATCAACTATCGGCTCGGCGTCGACGGCTTCCTGCCGATCCCCGGCGTTCCGACAAATCTCGGGCTTCGCGACATTATTGCCGCCCTTGGCTGGGTACGCGACGAGATCGCGGCCTTTGGCGGCGATCCGGCCAACGTCACCGTTTTCGGCGAATCGGCGGGTGCCATGGCGATCGCGGACCTCGTCACCTCGCCGCTCGCGTCCGGCCTGTTCCGACGCGCCATCATCCAGAGTGGGCATGGCGCCATGACCCGCGAAACAGCCGTCGCCCGCCGTCTGGTCGACAAGCTCGCCAAGCTGCTCGGGATCGCGCCGACCCGGGACGGGTTCGCCTCGGTCGACGCGCAAGCGATGCTCGACGCGGTGGAAAAGGTGTCGCTGCCGACGGCGCGGATCGACCTGCGCGGCTCCGACGGGCGCGAGCCGGTGTTCGGCATCAGCCGGTTCGTTCCCGTACACGGCGACGACCTCCTGCCGCTTCCGCCCCTCGATGCGCTCGGGGCCGGCGCGGGCAAGGAGGTGGATGTCCTGATCGGCACCAATGCCGAGGAGATGAACCTCTATCTCGTGCCCAGCGGCGTCCGCGACAGGATCGGCCGCCTGCTCGCCTGGATCGTGCTGCGCAAGTCGCAGCCGCGCGCCTGGTCCGTTCTCAAAGCATATGGCGCCGGCCGCAAGCGTGGCGGCCGCGCGCTGACCGATGCGATGAGCGACCTCGTCTTCCGTTGGCCCGCCCGCCGCTTCGCCGAGGAGCATCGGGGCCGCACCCATGTCTACGAACTGGAATGGCGCTCGCCCGCCTTTGCCGGCGAACTCGGCGCGGCGCACGCGGTCGAAAACCCGTTCGTCTTCGACACGCTCGCCGCCGCCAGCGGACCGCAAGGACTGCTCGGCGAAAACCCGCCGCAGGAACTCGCCATCCGCATGCATCGCCTGTGGATCGACTTCGCGACCGATGGCTCGCTGCCCTGGGCGCCATTCGACCGCGAGACCCGCCAGGTCTATCGCATGGCCGCCGGTGAAGCCGCCTACGAGGCGCCGATGCCCGCCGCCGCCTTTCTCCCCTGA
- a CDS encoding SDR family NAD(P)-dependent oxidoreductase has translation MYANRLRLDGRTAFVTGGAQGIGWACADALAEFGAVVTIADRDPDLLARGLDALRAKGHVVEGILLDVADAAAVTAIADRVGGADILVNNAGIARSDTPAEEVADEQWRHVLDVNLNGTFWCARAFGRHMLARGSGSIVNIGSMSGFIVNRPQPQSYYNASKAAVHQLTKSLAAEWADRGVRVNAVAPTYIATPLNAFADRESEMYRRWIDGTPQARLGEPEEVAAIVAFLASDAASLMTGSIVLADGGYSCW, from the coding sequence ATGTACGCCAATCGTCTGCGCCTTGATGGCCGCACCGCGTTCGTCACCGGCGGCGCACAGGGCATCGGCTGGGCCTGTGCCGACGCACTCGCCGAGTTCGGGGCCGTCGTGACCATCGCCGACCGGGACCCCGATCTGCTCGCCCGCGGCCTGGACGCCCTTCGCGCCAAGGGCCATGTGGTGGAGGGTATCCTTCTCGACGTCGCCGACGCCGCCGCCGTTACCGCGATCGCCGACCGGGTGGGCGGTGCCGACATCCTCGTCAACAATGCCGGCATCGCGCGGAGCGACACGCCTGCCGAGGAGGTTGCCGACGAGCAGTGGCGACACGTTCTGGACGTCAACCTGAACGGCACCTTCTGGTGCGCGCGGGCCTTTGGCCGCCACATGCTGGCAAGGGGCAGCGGATCGATCGTCAACATCGGCTCGATGTCGGGCTTCATCGTCAATCGCCCGCAGCCGCAAAGCTATTACAATGCGTCCAAGGCTGCGGTGCATCAGCTGACGAAAAGCCTGGCGGCGGAGTGGGCGGACCGCGGGGTCCGCGTCAACGCGGTGGCGCCGACCTATATCGCCACCCCGCTCAATGCCTTTGCCGACCGGGAGAGCGAGATGTACCGCCGCTGGATCGACGGCACGCCCCAAGCGCGACTCGGCGAACCGGAGGAAGTTGCGGCAATCGTTGCCTTTCTGGCGTCAGACGCCGCCAGCCTCATGACCGGCAGCATCGTGCTCGCCGATGGCGGCTATTCGTGCTGGTAG
- a CDS encoding TonB-dependent receptor, whose translation MRRSLLVLTTAITLVTPAFAAAQALPVQGAQTTNQGTPADPQADTGAQTNPAASDIVVTARRREERLQDVPIAVTAISGDAIKQQQLVVVRDVAAYTPGLNINSDSVGRAFVSIRGIGTTLIDTVQPGVGIFIDGIYQPNTTYLNSPLVDVARVEVLRGPQGTLFGNNTLGGAINVVTRQPSNEWQGRIDGALASGDNYASLSGSISGPIVADVLQFRIGAAYHKEDGFQRNLLAGGDQNPLETKSVNGTLRFVPADWARFTLNGGYDRVFGGSTPYFNVRGPRDYTLDGRSNQRSLATIDYYALNLKGEFDVDSINTTITAIGAYNQSDTRSAGDADYSPIDFFRSTSDRTLKTRTGEVRFDTKWSDNFSTLVGAFYARSTTDATTTTTVVPANLTAPGTATSENENIAGFATGFLDFGGGLDLAVGIRFDHQKLDASTAGLAAAYEANEWQPRATLTKRWTPDFMTYASVARGVRGGGQNGPGAPNLTYQGDSVWTYEIGSKASALDGRLTANVAAFYNDYKNFIGANALAPSTILNPATGQPVGFVAINLNSGDVESYGAEAELSFNVNKLWRVYANATLLHARVTDSSQFSALTGYAYPGNRILFVPDANYAVGTNLRIPFHGDQAIVFDTNVVAKGDRTGGSLDASSVPILEAYHLVNASLTWSGGPLEVGAFATNLFNEKYIETYLDPSLLRRAGLPAPLVSGLAIQTPRRRIGIRGTVRF comes from the coding sequence ATGCGTCGTTCGCTGCTCGTCCTGACCACCGCCATCACGCTCGTAACCCCCGCCTTTGCGGCGGCACAGGCCTTGCCCGTGCAGGGCGCGCAGACCACGAACCAGGGCACGCCCGCCGATCCGCAGGCGGATACCGGCGCACAGACCAACCCGGCCGCGTCCGACATCGTCGTTACCGCCCGCCGCCGCGAGGAGCGGTTGCAGGACGTGCCCATCGCGGTCACTGCCATTTCGGGCGACGCAATCAAGCAGCAGCAGCTCGTCGTCGTCCGCGACGTCGCCGCCTATACGCCCGGCCTCAACATCAACTCGGATTCGGTCGGTCGCGCCTTTGTCTCGATCCGCGGCATCGGCACCACGCTGATCGACACCGTGCAGCCGGGCGTCGGCATCTTCATCGACGGCATCTACCAGCCCAACACCACCTATCTCAACTCGCCGCTGGTCGATGTCGCGCGGGTGGAGGTGCTGCGCGGACCGCAGGGCACGCTGTTCGGCAACAACACGCTGGGCGGCGCGATCAACGTGGTGACGCGGCAACCCTCCAACGAATGGCAGGGTCGCATCGACGGCGCGCTCGCCAGCGGCGACAATTACGCCTCCCTGTCGGGCAGCATCTCCGGGCCGATCGTCGCCGACGTGCTGCAGTTCCGGATCGGTGCCGCCTATCACAAGGAGGACGGGTTCCAGCGCAATCTGCTCGCCGGGGGTGATCAGAACCCGCTGGAGACCAAGAGCGTCAACGGCACGCTGCGTTTCGTGCCGGCGGACTGGGCACGCTTCACGCTGAACGGTGGCTATGACCGCGTGTTCGGCGGCTCGACCCCCTATTTCAACGTGCGGGGTCCGCGCGACTATACCCTGGACGGCCGCAGCAACCAGCGCAGCCTTGCCACCATCGATTACTATGCGCTCAACCTGAAGGGCGAGTTCGATGTCGACAGCATCAACACCACCATCACCGCGATCGGCGCCTATAACCAGTCGGATACCCGCAGCGCCGGCGATGCCGATTATAGTCCGATCGACTTCTTCCGCTCCACCTCCGATCGCACGCTGAAAACCCGCACCGGCGAGGTTCGCTTCGATACCAAATGGAGCGACAATTTCTCCACGCTGGTCGGCGCCTTCTATGCCCGCTCGACGACGGATGCGACGACGACGACCACGGTCGTCCCCGCGAACCTGACCGCGCCCGGCACCGCGACCTCGGAAAACGAGAACATCGCCGGCTTCGCCACCGGCTTCCTGGATTTCGGCGGCGGGCTCGATCTGGCGGTCGGCATCCGCTTCGACCATCAGAAGCTCGATGCCTCCACCGCCGGTCTGGCCGCCGCCTATGAGGCCAATGAATGGCAGCCGCGCGCCACGCTGACCAAGCGCTGGACGCCGGACTTCATGACCTATGCCTCGGTCGCGCGCGGCGTTCGTGGCGGCGGGCAGAACGGCCCCGGCGCCCCCAACCTCACCTATCAGGGCGACAGCGTCTGGACCTATGAGATCGGCTCGAAAGCCAGTGCGCTTGATGGCCGCCTGACCGCCAACGTCGCCGCCTTCTATAACGACTACAAGAATTTCATCGGCGCCAATGCACTCGCGCCCTCCACCATCCTCAACCCCGCCACCGGCCAGCCCGTCGGCTTCGTCGCGATCAACCTCAATTCGGGCGACGTCGAGAGTTACGGCGCAGAGGCGGAACTGAGCTTCAACGTCAACAAGCTGTGGCGCGTCTATGCCAATGCCACGCTGCTCCATGCGCGCGTCACCGACTCCAGCCAGTTCAGCGCGCTGACCGGCTACGCCTATCCCGGCAACCGCATCCTGTTCGTGCCCGACGCCAATTATGCCGTCGGCACCAATCTGCGCATACCCTTTCACGGCGATCAGGCGATCGTGTTCGACACCAACGTCGTTGCCAAGGGGGACCGTACCGGTGGCTCGCTCGACGCCAGTTCGGTCCCGATCCTGGAGGCCTATCACCTCGTCAACGCATCGCTCACCTGGTCCGGCGGGCCGCTGGAGGTCGGCGCTTTCGCGACCAATCTGTTCAACGAGAAGTATATCGAAACCTATCTCGATCCCTCGCTGCTGCGCCGCGCCGGACTGCCCGCGCCGCTCGTCTCGGGGCTCGCCATCCAGACTCCGCGTCGCCGCATCGGCATCCGCGGCACGGTGCGGTTCTGA
- a CDS encoding FAD-binding oxidoreductase, producing MIHAPRPTRPRLDEAFVARLRQRFGDALTVSEGIRRQHGTSEAHFAEALPDAVVFAASTEEVADCVRLCVAAGVAIVPFGAGTSIEGNALPVHGGVSINLSRMDAILAVNAGDFDCTVQAGCRREELNTHLRDTGLFFPIDPGANATIGGMASTRASGTNAVRYGTMREAVLSLTVVTADGRVIRTATRARKSAAGYDLTRLFVGSEGTLGIITEVTLRLHPIPEQIMSAVCGFDSLQGAVDTVVQSIQCGVPLARVEILDDKQIAAVNRWSRLDLPEVTTLFFEFHGSPAGVAEQVETVAALAEGNGGGAFAWSNQPEERARLWKARHEAYYAAVNVRPGAVGWTTDVCVPISRLPECILQTRADIDAGAVPATILGHVGDGNFHVIFSIDPERPDEFEAVERINRRLVERAIAMDGTCTGEHGIGIGKQDWLVAELGDAVDTMRVLKRALDPNNLMNPGKIFSL from the coding sequence ATGATCCACGCACCCCGCCCCACCCGCCCGCGTCTCGACGAGGCATTTGTCGCCCGCCTGCGGCAACGCTTCGGCGATGCGCTGACCGTCAGCGAGGGCATCCGCCGCCAGCACGGCACCAGCGAGGCCCATTTCGCCGAGGCCCTGCCCGACGCGGTCGTCTTTGCCGCCTCGACGGAGGAGGTCGCCGATTGCGTGCGTCTCTGCGTCGCGGCGGGCGTCGCGATCGTCCCCTTTGGCGCCGGCACCTCGATCGAGGGGAACGCCTTGCCCGTCCATGGCGGCGTCAGCATCAACCTGTCGCGCATGGACGCGATCCTTGCCGTCAATGCGGGGGATTTCGACTGCACCGTCCAGGCCGGTTGCCGCCGGGAGGAATTGAACACCCATCTGCGCGACACCGGCCTGTTCTTTCCGATCGATCCCGGCGCCAACGCGACGATCGGCGGCATGGCATCGACCCGCGCCAGCGGCACCAACGCCGTCCGCTACGGCACGATGCGCGAGGCGGTGTTGTCGCTGACCGTGGTCACCGCCGATGGCCGGGTCATCCGCACGGCCACGCGCGCGCGCAAGTCCGCGGCAGGCTACGACCTCACCCGGCTGTTCGTCGGGTCCGAGGGCACGCTCGGCATCATTACCGAGGTGACGTTGCGCCTGCATCCCATCCCCGAACAGATCATGTCGGCCGTTTGCGGGTTCGACAGCCTGCAGGGCGCGGTCGATACGGTGGTCCAGTCCATCCAGTGCGGCGTGCCGCTCGCCCGCGTCGAGATACTGGACGACAAGCAGATCGCGGCGGTCAATCGCTGGTCGAGGCTGGATCTGCCCGAAGTGACGACGCTGTTCTTCGAATTTCATGGCTCCCCCGCCGGCGTCGCCGAACAGGTCGAAACGGTGGCTGCGCTGGCGGAGGGCAATGGCGGTGGTGCGTTCGCCTGGTCGAACCAGCCCGAGGAGCGCGCCCGGCTCTGGAAGGCACGGCATGAAGCCTATTATGCCGCGGTCAATGTCCGCCCCGGTGCGGTCGGCTGGACCACCGACGTGTGCGTGCCGATCAGCCGGCTTCCCGAATGCATCCTCCAGACCCGCGCGGATATCGATGCCGGTGCGGTTCCCGCCACGATCCTGGGCCATGTCGGCGATGGAAATTTCCACGTCATCTTTTCGATCGACCCCGAGCGGCCCGATGAGTTCGAGGCGGTCGAGCGCATCAACCGCCGGCTGGTCGAAAGGGCGATCGCGATGGATGGCACCTGCACCGGCGAACACGGCATCGGCATCGGCAAGCAGGACTGGCTTGTCGCCGAGCTTGGTGACGCCGTCGATACGATGCGCGTGCTGAAACGCGCGCTCGACCCGAACAACCTGATGAACCCGGGCAAGATCTTCAGCCTGTAA
- a CDS encoding MFS transporter, producing MTDTALGYPAPAGAIAAPRTLPSLLALTLAMAIGFTMMASFGTVQEGAKVELGLSDAVLGVIQGVSAALALVVFSIPVGLLVDRFNRKRLLVGLALLWTLGTALTAIATGPAMLFVARLLAATGTTGALTAALSLTADLCVPERRGRAMLLVNVGKMAGLGAAFGVGGWLYGAITAGALPIVGGLAPWRGTHVILAIAGVLALLPLLLLREPARHEVAAATHAPFRALVAQLWARRSFLAPLFVGQVAVVMADNAALVWAAPVLSRHYGLQPGDFAGWMGVLVFGSGLVGTLLGGFAADWGQKSRVRGGLLLGAVIAAAIGIPAALFPIGPTVTWFAIAFGTLSLCGAITGLITSVALTVLIPNELRGLCIGAFIAFAGLIGFGIAPSLVTTISSLLGGESHLGPALAIVGTATGALSVIGFFLAMRRAPLTAID from the coding sequence ATGACCGATACAGCACTTGGCTACCCCGCTCCGGCAGGCGCGATCGCCGCTCCGCGGACCCTGCCGTCGCTGCTCGCCCTGACGCTGGCGATGGCGATCGGCTTCACGATGATGGCGTCGTTCGGCACCGTGCAGGAAGGCGCCAAGGTCGAACTGGGGCTCAGCGACGCGGTATTGGGTGTCATCCAGGGCGTCAGTGCCGCGCTTGCACTCGTCGTCTTCTCGATCCCGGTTGGCTTGCTGGTCGACCGTTTCAACCGCAAGCGTCTGCTGGTCGGGTTGGCGTTGCTCTGGACGCTCGGCACCGCGCTGACCGCGATTGCGACGGGGCCGGCGATGCTGTTCGTCGCGCGGCTGCTGGCGGCCACCGGCACCACCGGCGCGCTGACCGCCGCGCTGTCGCTCACCGCCGACCTGTGCGTACCGGAACGGCGGGGACGCGCGATGCTGCTCGTCAACGTGGGCAAGATGGCGGGCCTGGGGGCCGCCTTCGGGGTTGGCGGCTGGCTTTACGGCGCAATTACCGCCGGCGCCCTGCCGATCGTCGGTGGACTGGCGCCGTGGCGCGGCACCCATGTCATCCTCGCCATCGCTGGCGTCCTTGCCCTCCTGCCCTTGCTCCTGCTTCGCGAACCTGCCCGCCACGAGGTCGCGGCCGCCACCCATGCACCCTTCCGCGCTCTCGTTGCCCAGCTATGGGCACGGCGCAGCTTCCTTGCCCCGCTGTTCGTCGGGCAGGTCGCGGTGGTGATGGCGGACAATGCCGCGCTGGTCTGGGCCGCGCCGGTCCTGTCGCGCCATTATGGCCTGCAACCCGGCGATTTCGCCGGATGGATGGGGGTGCTGGTGTTCGGCAGCGGGCTTGTCGGCACGTTGCTCGGCGGGTTCGCCGCCGACTGGGGACAGAAGAGCCGGGTTCGTGGCGGCCTTCTCCTCGGCGCCGTCATCGCCGCCGCGATCGGCATTCCCGCCGCACTGTTCCCGATCGGCCCTACCGTCACCTGGTTCGCCATCGCCTTCGGCACGCTGTCGCTATGCGGCGCGATCACCGGCCTCATCACCTCCGTCGCCCTCACCGTTCTCATCCCCAACGAACTGCGCGGCCTCTGCATCGGCGCCTTTATCGCCTTTGCCGGGCTCATCGGCTTCGGCATCGCCCCCTCCCTCGTCACCACGATCAGCAGCCTGCTCGGCGGCGAAAGCCATCTCGGCCCCGCGCTCGCGATCGTCGGCACCGCCACTGGCGCACTCTCCGTCATCGGCTTCTTCCTCGCCATGCGCCGCGCCCCGCTGACTGCAATTGACTAA
- a CDS encoding helix-turn-helix domain-containing protein — translation MTPKQRIDVSPEMLSFVGTGPIACDDLPPAAICLRFDLGEAATLGFGDPLEAAGDATVVLVVTAEACRRIFGHVPAEPGCWHLPADLALLAVELRDCPLPEPARATLRLAKSIELLCATFVKFADNSLIAADSAGELCERDAARLAAARRLVDERWQEKLTLDTIARACGLNRAKLTRGFRQAFGSTVADAIADRRLQGAHRLLLATDLPVSSIGYRCGYSNNASFTRAFSRRYGVAPTRLRALEVAA, via the coding sequence ATGACGCCGAAGCAGCGGATCGACGTGTCACCTGAAATGCTGTCGTTCGTCGGTACGGGGCCGATCGCCTGCGACGACCTGCCACCGGCTGCGATCTGCCTGCGCTTCGATCTTGGCGAGGCGGCGACGCTCGGCTTCGGCGACCCTCTGGAGGCCGCGGGTGATGCAACGGTGGTGCTGGTCGTCACGGCTGAGGCCTGCCGCCGCATCTTCGGCCATGTGCCGGCCGAACCCGGCTGCTGGCACCTTCCTGCCGATCTCGCGCTCCTGGCCGTGGAACTGCGCGACTGCCCCCTCCCCGAACCCGCCCGCGCCACGCTACGCCTTGCCAAAAGCATCGAGCTGCTGTGCGCGACGTTCGTGAAATTTGCCGATAACTCGCTGATTGCGGCCGATTCCGCAGGCGAGCTTTGCGAGCGTGACGCGGCCCGTCTCGCCGCCGCCCGCCGGCTGGTCGACGAGCGTTGGCAGGAGAAGCTGACGCTCGACACCATTGCCCGCGCCTGCGGTCTCAACCGTGCCAAGCTGACCCGCGGCTTCCGCCAGGCCTTCGGGTCCACCGTCGCCGATGCGATCGCCGACCGCCGGTTGCAGGGTGCGCATCGCCTGTTGCTCGCCACCGACCTGCCCGTTTCATCGATCGGCTATCGCTGCGGCTACAGCAACAATGCCAGCTTTACCCGCGCCTTCTCACGCCGCTACGGCGTCGCGCCCACCCGGCTACGCGCGTTGGAGGTGGCAGCGTGA